The nucleotide sequence TTGAGAAAGAATGTAATAATGGGAAATTGGAAAATGCATTTCACAGTTGAGGAAACAGATAAATTTTTAAATAAATTAATTCCGAAAGTTAAAGATGCTAAAACTGAGGTTGTTGTATGTGTCCCATTTACCTCTCTTGCATTAGCTTCAAATACACTTAGTGGATCAAACATAAAGTTAGGAGCTCAAAATGTACACTTTGAAGAGCAGGGAGCATTTACCGGTGAAATTTCTCCAAATATGCTTAAAAGTGTAGGAGTTTCTCATGTTTTAATAGGACATAGTGAAAGAAGGATTTACTTTGGAGAGAGTGATGAAACTGTTAATAAAAAAATTCATACTTGCTTAAAACATGGATTTGTTCCAGTTTTGTGTGTTGGAGAGAGTTTGAAGGAAAAAGAAGATGGTGATATGGAAAATATCCTAACAAATCAAATTAAAAATGCATTTTTAAATATATCAAGTGAAGATGCAAGCAAAGTTGTAATTGCGTATGAGCCAATCTGGGCTATTGGAACTGGTAAAACGGCTACAAGTATTGACGCTGATAATACAATTTCTTTCATAAGAAAGGTTGTAAGCAGTATTTATAATAAGGAAATATCTGAAAATATGATCATGCTATATGGTGGTTCAGTTAAGCCAAATACTATAAAGGAACAAATGTCTATGGAGAATATAGACGGTGCTTTAGTTGGTGGAGCTTCTATAGTTGTTGAAGATTTTGAGAGGATTGTTAATTTTTAGGAGGAGCTTCATAGTGAATAAGAATTTATGTGTTCTATTAATTTTAGATGGATTTGGTATATCTAAAGATTTATTTGGAAATTCCATAGCTAAGGCTAAAACGGATAATATAGATAGAATTAATGCTATATATCCAAATATTGGTTTACATGCAAGTGGTATGAACGTTGGATTACCAGATGGTCAAATGGGGAATTCAGAGGTTGGTCATTTAAATATAGGTACAGGAAGAATAATTTATCAAGAACTAACAAGGATAACAAAATCTATAAATGATGGAGATTTTTTCAAAAATGAAAAGTTAATAAAAGTGATGGATAATTGTATTAAAAACGATACAAACCTTCATGTTATGGGACTTGCATCAGATGGAGGGGTTCATGCTCATTATGATCATTTAAAAGCTGTTCTAAAGCTTGCAAAAGAGAAAAATGTAAAGAAAACTTATATACATTTATTTACTGATGGAAGAGATGTTTCTCCAACTTCAGGCCATATGTATATTAAAAATATTAAAGATTATATCAATCAAATATCTTATGGAATTATTTCAACTATCTCAGGAAGATATTACACAATGGATAGAGATAAAAGATGGGATAGAGTACAAAAGGCTTATGATGCTATAGTTCGTGGTATTGGAGAGGACAGAATTCATAAAGATCCAGTTGATGTTTTAAAATCATATTATAATGACGGAATAACAGATGAATTTGTACCACCAACTTTGATAGAACCAAATGGAAATATTAAAGATAAAGATTCATGCATTTTTGTTAATTTTAGGCCAGATAGAGCTAGAGAGTTAACTTATGCTATAGTTGATAAAGGGTTTAAAGAATTTGATGTTGAAAATTTAGATATTAATTTTTTATGTATGACTATGTATGATAAGAAACTTAATAATGTTTTAGTAGCATTTGAACCTGAAGTTTACCCAAATACGCTAGGAGAGTATTTGAGTAATCAGAACAAGAAACAATTAAGAATCGCAGAAACTGAGAAGTATGCACATGTTACGTTTTTCTTCAATGGTGGAATTGAACAGTCGTACAACGGAGAGGATAGAATTTTAATACCTTCTCCTAATGTTAAAACATATGATTTGAAACCTGAGATGAGTTTACCTGAGCTTACAGATACATTGATTCAATCAATAGAATCTGATAAATATGATTTTATAGTTTGTAATATAGCAAATCCTGATATGGTTGGGCATACAGGGAATTTTGAAGCTACTATTAAAGCTATTGAATCTGTTGATTTAGCTGTTGGTAAAATATCTGATAAGATTTTAAGTCTTGGACACAAATTATTTATTACGGCTGATCATGGAAATGCTGAATGTATGGTTGATGAAAATGGTGGACCTATGACTGCCCATACCTGTAATAAAGTTCCATTTATATACGTTTCAGGAGATTATGAAAGTATAGAAATAAAAGAAAGTGGAAAACTTGCAGATATAGCACCAACGATTCTAAATGTT is from Candidatus Arthromitus sp. SFB-rat-Yit and encodes:
- the gpmI gene encoding 2,3-bisphosphoglycerate-independent phosphoglycerate mutase, with the translated sequence MNKNLCVLLILDGFGISKDLFGNSIAKAKTDNIDRINAIYPNIGLHASGMNVGLPDGQMGNSEVGHLNIGTGRIIYQELTRITKSINDGDFFKNEKLIKVMDNCIKNDTNLHVMGLASDGGVHAHYDHLKAVLKLAKEKNVKKTYIHLFTDGRDVSPTSGHMYIKNIKDYINQISYGIISTISGRYYTMDRDKRWDRVQKAYDAIVRGIGEDRIHKDPVDVLKSYYNDGITDEFVPPTLIEPNGNIKDKDSCIFVNFRPDRARELTYAIVDKGFKEFDVENLDINFLCMTMYDKKLNNVLVAFEPEVYPNTLGEYLSNQNKKQLRIAETEKYAHVTFFFNGGIEQSYNGEDRILIPSPNVKTYDLKPEMSLPELTDTLIQSIESDKYDFIVCNIANPDMVGHTGNFEATIKAIESVDLAVGKISDKILSLGHKLFITADHGNAECMVDENGGPMTAHTCNKVPFIYVSGDYESIEIKESGKLADIAPTILNVMGLDVPPEITGENLITKK
- the tpiA gene encoding triose-phosphate isomerase, with the translated sequence MRKNVIMGNWKMHFTVEETDKFLNKLIPKVKDAKTEVVVCVPFTSLALASNTLSGSNIKLGAQNVHFEEQGAFTGEISPNMLKSVGVSHVLIGHSERRIYFGESDETVNKKIHTCLKHGFVPVLCVGESLKEKEDGDMENILTNQIKNAFLNISSEDASKVVIAYEPIWAIGTGKTATSIDADNTISFIRKVVSSIYNKEISENMIMLYGGSVKPNTIKEQMSMENIDGALVGGASIVVEDFERIVNF